A window from Macaca nemestrina isolate mMacNem1 chromosome 8, mMacNem.hap1, whole genome shotgun sequence encodes these proteins:
- the LOC105483534 gene encoding large ribosomal subunit protein uL13-like, with product MCFPRRLPKMAEVQVLVLDGRGHLLGLLVAIVAKEVMLGWKVVVVRCEGINISVNVYRNKLKYLAFLRKRMNTNPSRGPYHLRAPSCIFWRTVRGMRPHKAREARPLWTASRCLTMSDRLEVFDSIPPPYDKKKWMMVLAAVKVVRLKPTRKFPYLGRLVHEVGWKYQAVTATLEKRKEKA from the coding sequence atgtgcTTTCCCAGGCGGTTGCCGAAGATGGCGGAGGTGCAGGTCCTAGTCCTCGATGGTCGAGGCCATCTCCTGGGCCTCCTGGTAGCCATCGTGGCTAAGGAGGTAATGCTGGGCTGGAAGGTGGTGGTCGTACGCTGCGAGGGCATCAACATTTCTGTCAATGTCTACAGAAACAAGTTGAAGTACTTGGCTTTCCTCCGCAAGCGGATGAACACCAACCCCTCACGAGGCCCCTACCACCTCCGGGCCCCAAGCTGCATCTTCTGGCGGACCGTGCGAGGCATGCGGCCCCACAAGGCCAGGGAGGCCAGGCCTCTCTGGACCGCCTCCAGGTGTTTGACCATGTCGGACCGCCTCGAGGTGTTTGACAGCATCCCACCACCCTACGACAAGAAAAAGTGGATGATGGTTCTTGCTGCTGTCAAGGTCGTGCGTCTGAAGCCTACAAGAAAGTTTCCCTATCTGGGGCGCCTGGTACATGAGGTTGGCTGGAAGTACCAGGCAGTGACAGCTACcttggagaagaggaaggaaaaggcctAG